A genomic segment from Nicotiana tabacum cultivar K326 chromosome 9, ASM71507v2, whole genome shotgun sequence encodes:
- the LOC107810837 gene encoding uncharacterized protein LOC107810837, which yields MSVNEYYLKFVSLAKYAPEMVRDMRARVSRFVLGLSDELFVVANIAAQNNDMTITKMVAFVQGNEERAAGSQLQTSVSYRGLEYPTCNTCGKKYPGVCRLGTNSCFGCGQQGHFLRDCPSTGNNNGGNVDHSNNSAAPQNSQAQQGRGAAKSGNVGGGRNRLYVLSGRQDTKAHGDVVTGMLAIFTFDVYTLMDPGSILSYVTPYIAKKFGIEPEKLCEPFELSTPVRESVIAKHIYRGCPVKVYHRLTVAGLVELEIIDFDVIMGMDWLESWYATVGCRTKIDEDAQISTLQSVPIVNEFPEVFPEDLPGVPPDREIDFGIDLLPDTKPISILPYRMAPAELKELKVQSKDLLDKGFIRPSVSPWGTPILFVRKNDGSLRMFIDYRQLNKVTIKNNYPLPIIDDLFDQIQGTQCYSKIDLRLGYHQLKLNEGIHKHKTTTFEQGGEYGNLRYRGKKPRKTPVKAITSAVPTRKEVAPPTRTPFTRSKRKVVDEKIIKESRSQGKKF from the exons ATGAGTGTGAATGAGTACTACCTCAAGTTCGTCTCTCTAGCCAAGTATGCTCCGGAAATGGTACGTGATATGAGGGCCAGAGTTAGTCGGTTTGTGTTGGGGCTTTCAGATGAATTGTTTGTTGTTGCTAATATAGCTGCTCAGAACAATGACATGACTATTACTAAGATGGTTGCCTTTGTTCAAGGGAATGAAGAGag AGCAGCAGGCTCACAGTTACAGACTAGTGTGAGCTACAGAGGCCTTGAGTACCCTACTTGCAACACGTGTGGTAAGAAATATCCAGGGGTGTGTCGTTTGGGCACAAATAGTTGCTTTGGGTGTGGTCAGCAGGGCCACTTCTTGAGGGATTGTCCATCAACAGGGAATAATAATGGAGGCAATGTAGATCATTCTAATAACTCAGCAGCCCCTCAGAACTCCCAGGCCCAACAAGGGCGTGGTGCAGCAAAGTCTGGTAATGTAGGCGGTGGTCGAAACCGTTTGTATGTGCTGTCAGGCCGTCAGGATACAAAGGCCCAtggagatgttgtcacaggtatgcTAGCAATATTCACTTTTGATGTTTACACTCTTATGGATCCGGGATCCATCCTATCTTATGTAACCCCATATATTGCTAagaaatttgggatagaaccagaaaagTTGTGCGAACCCTTTGAACTGTCCACTCCAGTTAGAGAATCAGTTATAGCAAAACATATCTATAGGGGATGTCCAGTCAAAGTGTATCATCGCCTTACTGTAGCAGGCTTAGTGGAATTGGAGATCATAGACTTCGATGTAatcatgggcatggattggttagagTCTTGGTATGCCACAGTGGGTTGTAGAACCAAAATA GATGAAGATGCTCAGATTTCCACTCTCCAGTCAGTACCAATTGTAAATGAATTCCCAGAAGTGTTTCCCGAAGATCTTCCTGGAGTCCCTCCCGATAGagagattgactttggaattgatcTACTCCCAGACACTAAGCCGATATCTATTCTTCCTTATAgaatggccccagcagagttaaAAGAGCTAAAAGTCCAGTCGAAAGATCTTCTAGATAAGGGATTTATAAGGccaagtgtctcaccttggggaaCACCAATTTTGTTTGTCCGAAAGAACGATGGGTCTTTGCGCATGTTCATTGACTATCgtcagttgaataaagtcaccatcaagaacaattACCCTCTTCCCATaatagatgatttatttgatcaaattCAGGGTACCCAGTGTTATTCCAAGATTGACCTCAGATTGGgataccatcaattgaag CTGAATGAGGGAATTCACAAACACAAGACTACAACTTTTGAACAAGGGGGAGAATATGGTAATTTGAGGTACAGAG GGAAGAAACCCAGGAAGACTCCTGTGAAAGCAATAACGTCAGCAGTCCCAACAAGGAAAGAAGTGGCTCCTCCTACCAGAACTCCTTTTACAAGGAGTAAAAGAAAGGTTGTTGATGAAAAAATCATTAAGGAGTCAAGAAGCCAAGGAAAAAAGTTTTAA